In Pseudomonas nunensis, a single window of DNA contains:
- a CDS encoding DUF883 family protein produces MANTSLRKASLQSMEAEIESLLKSLENLKDDASDESRKTLKALKSNAENALKHSRHLLSDAYEEVKVKTRETGIATRDYAQEHPWTTAGVAVGALGLLAAYLLCKRGD; encoded by the coding sequence AAAGCCTCATTGCAAAGCATGGAAGCCGAGATCGAGAGTCTTCTCAAGTCGCTGGAAAACCTGAAGGACGACGCCTCGGACGAGTCGCGTAAAACCCTCAAGGCTCTGAAAAGCAACGCCGAGAACGCGCTGAAACATTCTCGCCACCTGCTGAGCGACGCCTACGAAGAAGTCAAAGTGAAAACCCGCGAAACCGGGATCGCAACCCGGGACTACGCCCAAGAACACCCTTGGACTACAGCCGGTGTTGCCGTTGGTGCGCTGGGTCTGCTCGCGGCTTACCTGTTGTGCAAACGCGGCGACTAA